The Poriferisphaera corsica DNA segment TGAGTATGTGGTGAATATGAAGGATGGCGGGAGGTTCTATGCGAATTCGCTACGGATGTCGGACAAAGTTGTGGGTATGGAGATTAGTCTGACGGGGCAGGGTGAACGAAGTGTTGAGGTTCCGCTTGAGATGGTGGGTGAGATTGATGTTTTGAAGAGTGGGTTTCGGTTGGCGTACTTGAGTGAGATGGATGTGGTGGTTGAGGAGCCATCGGTTGTCTTTGGAAAATCATATCGGCATGAGATCAGTCAGCGGGTGATGAAGTTGCATGCTCCGTTGAGTTTGCGGTTTGACTTGCCACGGGGTGTGGTGAGGTTGGGCGGGATTGTTGAGTTGGATGAGGATGAGGATGTGCCACAGCTTGCGGGTTGGGCGGACATGAATGTGGTGTTTCGTGGGAATGGTTACGAGAAAAAATATCGGTTAAACGGCGAGGCGCGTCGGCATGATATTGAGGTGAATCTGGAGGGTAAGCGTGAGGTGTTTGTGGAGCTGGATGAGGGGTTGAATGGGCCGGTATTGGATCGGATGCGGTTGCTGGATGCAAAGCTGCTGATCAGGGTGAGGCGTGAGGATACGACACGGACGGGTATGATGGAATAAGCTGAATTTTGGCTGTGTTATTGGGGATAAGCAATTGTGGGCGAAAGATTAACAGAAAATTCATTGACATTTGAGGCGGGGTGGTGTGTATTCAATAGAATGAGAGGTGAGGAAGGGGCAAGGGTATTGCGTGTTGGTAGATGGGGCAATTTTGACAGATCGATTGAAGAGGAAGCGAGAATCGCGAGATGACGATGAATCAAGATGTGACGCCGATTTCGAAAACGGAGAGCAGTGTTCCGACGAAGGAGCAGGAAGCGGTTCGTGCGGAACGGGCGAAGTTTTTTAATCGAGAATCGTCGTGGCTTGAGTTTAATAAACGTGTGCTATATCAGGCGTTGGATCCGAGGACGCCTTTGTTGGAGCGGGTTGGTTTTTTGGCGATTTTTACTTCGAACTTGGATGAGTATTATCAGAAGCGTGTGGGTGGGTTGAAGCGACAAATTGGTTTGGGTATCACGACGCGTACGCCTGATGGTTTATCGTCAGAGGATTTGTTGGCGTTGATTCGTGAACGTGTGCTTCCGATGTTAAAAGAGCAGGCGGATTGTTATGAGAAGATTATCAGGCCGGCGCTTGCGAAACACGGGATCCATATGTTGGATTGGGAGGAGTTAACGGAACGTGGTAAGGCGCTGGCGGAGGAATATTTCAGACGGAATTTATTTCCGGTGCTGACGCCGATCGCGGTTGATCCGGGGCATCCGTTCCCGTTTATCAGTAATTTGAGTACATCGTTGGGTGTGATGTTGCGAGCGCCTGGTGAATCGGTTGCTGTCAACGAAGATGCGATTGATCCGGATGAGGTTGGTTTACAGTTTGCTAGAGTGAAGGTACCCGCGGTGTTGCCGGGATGGATTCCGTTAAAAGATCCAGATCAACCTCAGAATAAAGAGTTGCCAGACGATGAGTATCGATATATCAATCTGAACGATTTGATTACGCACAATCTTGATGATTTGTTTTATGGGATGGAGATTGTGGAGGTTGAGCCGTTTCGGATTACACGTAATGCGGATGTTGAGCGAGATGAGGAAGATGCGGAGGATTTGCTTGAATTGATTTCGCAGGAATTGCGAGATCGCCGGTTTGCAAAAACGGTTAGGTTGGAAGTATCGGATGATCCGTATCGGCCTATATATCAGGTGATCACGCAGCAGTTAGGTTTAGGTAAAGATGATGTGTATGAGATGCCGAGCCTGCTTGACTATACGGATTTATGGACGATTCATGGCTTGAATAAGCCGGAGTTGAAGTACAAGCCGTGGAAGCCGCAAACGCCGCCGCGATTAGCGGATGAAGATGCGGATATTTTTAGTGTCATCAAAGCTGGTGATATTCTTGTACATCATCCATATGAATCGTTTACATCAAGTGTTGAGCGGTTTATTAAAGCAGCGGCACAAGATCCGAATGTGGTGACCATTAAGTTAACGCTCTATAGGACGAGTAAAGATTCGCCATTCTTGCCTGAGCTGATACGTGCTGCGGAAATGGGCAAGCAGGTTGTGGTTTTGGTTGAGCTTAAAGCGCGGTTTGATGAAGAGCGGAATGTGCAGATTGCGCGGCAGCTTGAACAAGCGGGTGTGCATGTGGTGTATGGTGTGGTTGGTTTAAAGACGCATACGAAAACTGCGCTTGTCGTCAGGCATGAAGAAGATGGGATGCGGTGTTATGCTCACATCGGGACAGGGAACTACAACTCGAAAACAGCAAAGCTTTACACTGATTTGGGAATCTTTACATGTGATCCACGTCTAACCAATGATTTGGTTGAGATGTTCCACTTCTTGACAGGTCGAAGCTTAAAGAAAGATTTTAAACACTTACTCATTGCACCGGTCAATATGCGGCGGCGATTTATCGAGAAGATAGAACGAGAGATAGAGTATTGTGATGCTTGGCATGAACGGGGTGCGGATCCTGAGGATAAAAACAGACCTACCATTATTGCGAAGATGAATAGTCTTGAGGATCGGACGATTATTGAGAAGTTGTATGAAGCTTCGCAAGCAGGTGTAAGGATAAAGCTTATTGTTCGCGGGTTCTGCTGTTTGCGGCCGGGTGTTGAAGGTATGAGTGAGAATATCACGGTGACATCGATCATAGGCAGATTCTTGGAGCATTCTCGGATTTATTTTTTCCAGAACGATGGATCGCCTGAGTATTACATTGGTTCTGCAGACTGGATGTATCGCAACTTAAATAATCGTGTTGAGTGTATTGCGCCGGTATATGATCTGAATCTACAGAAACGTTTGAAACAGATTATTGATGTTTGTTTGGCGGATCAGCGGTCTGCATGGGATTTGCAGCCGGATGGGTCATATATTCATCGTCAGCCTGATCCGGATCGACCTGAAACAGCAATCGGTACGATGCAAACATTGATGGATGTTACGATGCAAGATGTCAATAAGACGTTATTGAAGTAACGAATGATTAGAATGTAAAAAGCCGCCTATTAAGGCGGCTTTTTTTGTTGGGTATATTTGTAAAGCTAATTGCTGTTGACACGCTCTTCCATGAGTAGTGCGTTTTGAATTTTTGAAATCATTTTGTCTTGCAGGTTTTTGATTTGGTATGCTTGCACGGGCGGCTTCACGTTATTGAAAAGGAAACTGAACGCAATGGTGCGTGATATTTCGGGATTTTGTGGTGAGGGATAAATGTAGTAACCGCTAACCGTGACAACGCCGGTGAGGTAGCCGGTTTTACCGAAGACCCAATGACCTTTGTTGAGATCACGGAAACGTTTGCGAAGTGTTCCGGCGGCTTGGCGTTCATTTAAGTTAGTTTTGCCAGCGTATGCGAGAGATTCGCGATACATGTCCATTTTTTCAGGGTCTTCGTACATTGAGCTGAGAAGCTGAACGATCATATTGCTTGATATGCGGTTGGAGCGTGAAAGTCCGCTGCCATCAGAGATTTGTGCGGTACTTGCGGTAGGGCCAACGAGGTTACGCAAGAAGTAACGCATTGCGGCAGCACCGTTATTCCAGCTACCGGGTTCGCCGGTGATTTTGTTGCCGATGCGCTTGAAGAGTGATTCCGCATACAAATTTACAGAATCCTGATTGGTTCTTGCGAGGACAAGTGGGAGTGTGGTGCGAATGACATGAAGGACCTTGCCAGTAGGAAGTGCATCAATAATATCAGGTCGTACGATTTGATCGACAGTGATATTTCTCTTTGTCAATTCACTGATTAGATAGCGTGAGAAGAAGATTGCTGGTTCATGAACGGTAATCTGAACGGGTTTGGTGAATGCGTTTTTAACGGTACCGTGAAAGGTCAGCTCATTACGATCAGGTGGGCGGCTAATCCAGAAACGATCGTGCTTACCGGTTTTTGCTCTGTTGCTGGTTGTTAGAAACGGCGCATCAGGAAAAATGAGAACGCGCGGTTCTTGCGCGAGATATCTGCTTGGGATGGGTGTAACATCGATGCAATTGAGGTAAAAATTAAGACCGCTGATTTCCGCACCGTAGTGGTTAAGGAGATCGTTTTTTTCCCAATCTGGGTGGGTAAGTTGGTAATCAAAGATGCGGTCATCAAGATACAGATTTTGAAAGTGTGTTTGGCCGGAATCAACGATGGCTTTGATCCACATATCGAGGATATCTTCGATGCCAAGATTGTGCTCTCGAAGGAGGATGGGATCACAAAATGCGGGGTCGCCATCACCTTTAATGATCAATGAGGGCAGATTGCCGTTTTCGTTTTCAATAAGACGTAGTTCGGTCCCAAAAACAAAGTCAGTGCCAAGGATATCAATTGAAGCGGCGGTGGTGAGGAGCTTCATATTGCTGGCGGGCATTAGGAGGAGTTCAGAATTAATCTGCGCAAGGTACTGATTGTAATCCAGATCCTTGACGGTGATGCTGTATTGTGTGTCGCCGAGGTTACTGGTTTGGATAAGGTTTCGGAGTGGGCTTTCGATATCGATTGCATGAGCGTTACTGCAAAAAAGTAGCACGGGAATCAACAAATACTGATAAGCACGCTTAAAATGAAGCATGAAAACCTCTTCGCTATATCGAGTCTCGAATCATCTGTAAACAACACAAACATTGCACGGGTTACGTTAAGAAAGCACTGCTTAATGGGATAAATCGTGCAATGATAAAGTTACACGAAATTGTGAGTTTTCGCATCTGTGAGCGTTGAAAAAGAAATGATGTTTCTCAGATCATGAAGAGTCAGGTAGTGGATAGGATAATAATGCCGCCGACGGTAAGCAGCATACCGATGACGATTTTTATGGTGATGGGGTCGCCGTCAATCGTAATCGCGAGAATTGCTCCGAAAAGTGGTGCGGTGAATGCGACAGGCATGACTCGGGGGAGTTGACCATTTTTGATTGCAGCATAGAAACAGAGCATGCCAATCGTACCTGCCAGAACACCGCCGCCCAGCACCATTAGAGACAATGATTTAAAGCCAGCTTGAGGAATTTCTTTCCACTGAGGATAGCTGAGAACCGAGAGAATCAATAATGCGACACCCGTACGGATAAATGAGCCAACCTGTGGTGTAAGGTTGCCTGCTTGTAAGCCTTTTTTCTCAAAATAGCCGCCGACACCCCATGCAATCGCAGTGAGGATGGCATAGATCATGGCAAGCATATCATATCCCTGGATTTTGGGTTTTAGAGCGTTTTGTGTAAATATCTGCCGCGTTGACCAGTGGGTCGTTGCGATAAAAAAGCATCCTCAATGTAACTGCTGCTGTTCGTGACATTGGTTTACACGGCAATTAATGATGCAAGCTGCTCTAGTTATATTACTATTCGTTGATTAGCTTATGAGGAGACCCAGACCCAAGCTTCATCCATTTCATCTGATGTAAAGTGTTTTACTTCGCCGTGCATAATGAGGTCGGTTAGTTTGGCCATATGCGCTTGCCATTTCTTGTCACCGACCATCGCAATACGCTTAAATTTTGACCAGTGTGATACGTCAAATTTCAGATCTTGAAACAACGCGGCAAAGCTAGCGCCTTCGTAATGCTTGAGATAGACAAGAATACGTAATTCACCAGTATCTTCGATGAGTTGCTCGCAGATTGGGATAATACGGCGGTAGTCATCTGCATGTAGTTTGCCATCTATACTGAAGCCAATGGCATTATCGACGCCATCACGTTGAATTGGATCAATCATGGTTTACTCGCTTTCTATCAATGGGCACGACGAATCGTAGGATCGAAAAGCGCATGAATCCTATTTTGCGATCGTTAATCCTATGGTGCTGATAATCTTATGATTAAGTTGTTTAGAAATGCGATTTTATTCAGACGGGTTAAGAGTGATATCGTAAACCGCTTCATATGCGCGGTGCATGGCTTGTTGTGTGAAGTTTTGGCGAAGATGTTCGTTGCCCGCTTGACCCATTCGAGATCGGAGCTTTTCAGATTGAAGTAATCTCAAGATGTGATTAGCCAATTGTTTGTGGTCTTGTCTGGGAGCAAGTAACCCGGTGGTATCGTGTTTGACGATTTCAGCGTTGCCGCCGACATCGGTCGCGGCGATTGGCTTATTTGCCGCACATGCTTCTAATAATGTGACACTGATGCCTTCACTTAGGCTCGATAGCGTGAATACATCCGCAGCAGCGAGCACTTGATCAACGTCTTCACGGACACCTTCGAATTGAATGCGGTGCTTAATGCCCAATTCTTCTGCAAGTTGCTCCATGCGGGGTTTAAGCTCACCATCTCCGATCAAGATAAGTTTGGCATTGGGTTCTTGTTCCAGAACCTGCTTGAATGCGCGTATGCTGGTCTCATGATCTTTGACTGGGTGGAAACGAGCCACTTGCATAATGACTAAGTCTTGAGGTTGCAGGTTCAGCTTATTACGTGCCTCAGATCGATTGCTGCCTGCGAATTGGTCGGGGTTTATGCCGTTATAGATCACATCAATGTGCTTGTAACGGATTCCCTCATTTTCGATCAAGGCGCGGCGAATGAATTGGCCTACTGCGGTGACCTGATCATGTTTTCTTAGCAAGAAACGATTGGCGATTAAGCGTTTGGTACTTGCGATATCTGGATAGTTCCTGCCGTGCTCGGTGAAGATAATGGGCGGGGTGCTGCGAAATAGTCCTCGTGAGGCAGAAGCATAGAAGAAGGGGGTGTATTGATGAGCGTGGAGAAGATCGATTTTATGTTCTAGTGTGAGCTTGCGGATTTTCTTTGCAACACGCATGTCGATGCCCGGTTTGCGGCCAAGCTCAATGACTTCAAACCCTTCGCTTTGTAATTGCTCACCAAGTTGGCCGATTCCGTCGAGGCAAATAAAAGTGAACGCCCAGCGGTGCTTTAACTCTCGCGCCAAGCCAGCAGCAAGCACCTCAGCTCCGGCAAATTGGAGCTGATGTAGCACGTGTCCGATTCTGGGTTTTCTCTCTCGCATGAATTAAATCATTGGGTTGTCTGCTCAGATGTTGTCACGAAAGTGACGTATCGCGTTTGAATGCAGGTAAATCCCACTAAGCAGTTGTATAAATAAACACGGATTCTTACATAAGACCTGCATGTTGCTAATGGTATTATCGGTTACTTGTATGCGCTGACAAGACATATCTCACCGTTATATATGTACTTATCGGTATCCACGGATTGTGCACAGCTTTTTAAGTATTAGAATAACTAATGTTATGTTTTATTGACATTAACAGAGCTAATGATATACTTCTACTCATGCAGACGTTGCGCTTGTTCTATGATGTAGCACGCTGCCACAGCTTTTCACAAGCTGCAGCGATGCACAGTATTACCCAGTCTGCAGCCAGCCAGCGTATCAGCCAGCTGGAGAAGCGACTGGGGGTAGTGCTGATCGACCGCTCGGTGAGGCCGTTAGCCTTGACCGAGGCGGGACAGACATTCCTTGAAGGGTGTGCGGGGATTATTGACAAGTACGACAAGCTGGCCGCTCAGGTGGCTCTAATTAAAGAGGACCCTGTCGGCACGGTGCGCGTTGCCTCGATTTACTCAGCAGGTATTGATCTGCTTGGGCGCATCGCAGATCAGTTTCATATTGAGCACCCACGGATCAACGTGGAGATTCAGTACACCAAGCCCGACGATGTTTATCGATTGGTTGAGGAGAATGAGGCTGACTTTGGCATATTGGCGTACCCGCAGAGCTGGCGAAAGCTAGGCATCATTCCGTTGCGTGACGAGATCATGGCTGTGGTTTGCAATCCGAAGCACCCGTTGGCTCAACTCAAAGAGGTTACCGCTGAGGTCTTAACGGCCTACAACATGGTGACATTCGATACTAATCTGCCCGTTGGACGTGCTCTGCACCGATACCTGCGAGAGCGGGGTGCGAGGCCTCGGATTGTTTCGACCTTTGATAACATTGATACGATAAAAAATGCGGTCGCGTTAACCGACGGCATTTCAATCCTACCAGGACGCACAGTTCTTCATGAAGTTGAAGCTGGCGTCCTCTCAACCATTCGCCTGCTGCCTCAAATGGTTCGACCGATGGGTGTGGTCTACCGGCGAAAACACAAAACGCAAAGCGCATCCTTTGCCCCAGCTGTTCAGCAGTTCGTTGATTATCTGCTCGAACAGGCAGGGCCCGACAGTGATCCCGCCCATGAATGGATCGCAGACAGCCAGCTTGCTGGCACATGACATTGTGATCGACGGACCGATTCATAGCTGACGTTTTGCCGCCCTAACCGAACACGATTCGGCAGGGCTTTATCTCCAACTGTCAGCAACGCAATCACTCAGCCAACTCATGATTCAATAATCGGCTCATAGATTTGCTTATTCAGTACCCCGTGCACGACTCGCACTAACGTATCTATATAGATGCAGGGATGGAACGATGAAGAAGGAATGGGACATGGAATATCTTGAACAACAGCCGATCGGCTTCCCAGAAAAGCAGGGTCTATACGACCCAGCCAATGAACAAGACTCATGTGGTGTGGGTTTCATTGCTCAGCTTAAAGGCAAAGCCTCGCACGATATCGTAATCGATGCCCTTGAAATGCTTCACCGCATGGACCACCGCGGTGCTTGTGGTTGCGAACCTAACACCGGTGACGGTGCTGGCATTCTCACTGCTATCCCACACGCACTATTCAATCGTGAATACAAGCAGGCGGCAGGCAAAGATCTCCCCGCACCCGGTCACTATGCAGTCGGTATGTTCTTCCTCCCACAAGACGAAGAAAACCGTGCGGCTTGTAAGAAGATCGTTGAGAAATATATCGCTGAGCATAACCAGACGCTTCTCGGCTGGCGTGCTGTACCCATTTCTGCAGACAACGCAGACATCGGCCCGTCCGCTCGCAAGACCGAGCCATTTGTCGAACAGGTTTTCATCGGCGCATCCACCGGTGAGTTCGGTGCTGACTGCGATCATGATCAAAATGCATTCGAGCGTGAACTCTACACCATCCGTAAACAAGCTTTCCACGACATCAAGAAAGCGGGCGTTGACGATGGCATGTTCTATGTCCCATCGCTCTCATCCAAGATCATCACCTACAAAGGTCAGCTCACCAGCTACCAGGTACCTCAATACTACGCAGACTTGCGTGACCCTGACTACACCTCGCATCTAGCGATGGTGCACTCACGTTTCTCAACCAATACTTTCCCATCATGGGATCGTGCTCAGCCGCTCCGCTGGATGAGTCACAACGGTGAAATTAATACGCTTCGTGGTAACTCCAATTGGACTAAAGCGCGTCAAGGTCTCATGAAGTCCGAACTCTTCGGCGAGAACCTCGACTTGCTTATGCCGGTCATCGACCCGACGACTTCTGACTCCGGCACATTTGATAACGTACTTGAGCTTTTGATCCTGTCTGGCCGTTCACTCCCAGAAGCGGTCATGATGATGATCCCTGAAGCTTGGGAAAATCACGAGTCGATGTCACCATCCAAGCGGGCCTTCTACGAGTTCCACGCCAACCTCATGGAAGCATGGGACGGCCCAGCCTCTGTCGTCTTTACAGACGGCACCTACATCGGCGCTACCCTCGACCGTAACGGTCTACGTCCTTCACGCTATTACGTCACCAAAGACGATCGCGTCGTCATGGCCTCCGAAGTCGGTGTTGTGCCAGATATCCCAACCGATCAAGTGGTTGCGAAAGGTCGTCTCCAGCCCGGTAAGATGTTCCTCGTGAACTTCAATGAAGGCCGCATTATTGCTGACGAAGAGCTTAAGTCTCAGATCGCAACCACTCGCCCTTATGGCCAGTGGCTTCAAGATCAGCGCATCGAGCTTTCATCTATCCCCGGCACAGATCGTGATCTCGACGTTAACCGTGTTGGACAAGATGAAATCCTTGAAAAACTTCAAGCCTTCGGCTACACAACCGAGCATCTCAACATGCTCCTTCGCCCCATGTGTCTCGATGGTAAAGACCCCATTGGCTCTATGGGTAACGACACCGCGCTTGCCGTTCTTTCCGACAAGCCGCGTCTATCCTATGAATACTTCAAGCAACTTTTCGCTCAGGTCACCAATCCGCCGATCGACTCGATCCGCGAAGAAATCATCATGTCCCTCCAGACCTTCGTAGGTCCGGAAGGCAATGTGCTTGATACGACTGAAAAGCAAGCTCATCGCATTCACCTTCCACAGCCGATCCTGTCTAATGCAGAGTTAGATGCGTTGAAAGATGTGGATCATCGTGGTTTCAAAGCGAAAACAATCGACATAACTTTCCACGTTGCTTCCAGCGACGAGGAAAACACCGCAAATATGGTTGCCGCAATTGATCGTATTTGTGAAGAAGCACGTCAAGCGATTGCAGACGGCTATCAACTTATTGTTCTCTCTGATCGTGCGACTAGCCATGACCGTGTGCCCATCAGCTCTCTGATCGCTGGCGGAGCGGTTCATCATCACTTGGTCAACCACCAACAACGTACACAGGTTGGCATCGTGCTCGAATCCGGTGAGGCTCGTGAAGTACACCACTTCTGTCTCCTCATCGGTTACGGTGTCGACGCCATCAACCCATACATGGCCTTCGAAGCCATCTTCAAAATGCGTGATGAAGGTTTCATCGATCCCGATGCACTCACTGCTGAAAAAGCGGTCGCCAACTACATCAAAGCAGTCGGCACCGGCATCCTCAAAGTCATGTCCAAGATGGGCATCTCCACCGTTGCTTCCTATAAAGGTGCTCAGATCTTCGAAGCCATCGGTCTACACGACGAAGTCATCACTCGCTGTTTCAACGGCACAGCCTCTCGCCTCCAAGGTGCAGGCTTTGACATTATCGCAGCCGAATCCAAACGTCGTCACGCACTCGGCTTCCCACGACAGAAAACCGTTAAGCTCCCCACTCTTCCTAACCCCGGTGACTACCACTGGCGGGCCGGCGGTGAGAAGCACCTCTTCAACCCACAATCAATCGCGAATCTTCAAGCAGCTGGGCGGACAAACTCGCGTAAGGCCTACGAAGATTACGCTGTCATGATGAACGATGATGCGAAGACCCGTTCAACCTTGCGTGGCCTCTTCAAGTTCAAGTTCGATCAATGCAACGAAATCCCTATCGACGAAGTGCAACCCGCACAGGAAATCGTCAAACGTTTCCGTACCGGCGCGATGTCCATGGGCTCACTTTCTAAAGAAGCTCACGAAACACTTGCTGTTGCTATGAACCGTATCGGCGCCCGATCAAATTCTGGCGAAGGCGGCGAGGATATCGCTCGCTTCAAGCCATCACCCGATGGTGACCTTCGTCGTTCTGCTATCAAGCAGATCGCCTCAGGCCGCTTCGGTGTCACTTCTCACTATCTCTCCAATGCGGATGTCCTTCAGATCAAAATCGCCCAAGGTGCTAAGCCCGGCGAAGGTGGTCAGCTCCCCGGCTTCAAAGTCGATCAAGCCATCGCCTCACTCCGCTACTCCACCCCAGGCGTCGGCCTCATCTCCCCACCACCTCACCACGACATCTACTCCATCGAAGACCTTGCGCAGCTCATCTACGACCTCAAAAACTCAAATCCATATGCTGACGTTTCCGTCAAGCTCGTCTCCGAAGTCGGTGTCGGCACAATCGCCGCTGGTGTTTCCAAAGCACACGCTGACCACATCCTCATTTCCGGCCACGACGGCGGTACCGGTGCTTCACCGCTTACCTCCATCAAACATGCCGGTCTCCCATGGGAACTTGGTCTCGCAGAAACTCATCAAACGCTCGTGCTCAACGACCTCCGCTCGCGTGTCCGTCTCGAAACTGACGGCGGCCTCAAGACCGGTCGTGATGTCATCATCGCTGCCATGCTCGGTGCTGAAGAGTACGGTTTCTCAACCGCACCACTCATCACACTCGGCTGCATCATGATGCGAAAGTGTCACCTCAACACCTGCCCTGTCGGTATCTGTACGCAAGACAAAACATTGCGTAAGAAATTCAAAGGCACACCCGAAAACGTCATCAACTTCCTCTTCCTCGTTGCCGAGGAAGCACGTGAAGTCATGGCCAAGCTCGGCATTCGCACCATCGATGAACTCATCGGCCAAGTCCAGCTTCTCGACACACGAGATGCCGTCGATCACTGGAAAGCAGATGGCCTCGATCTCACACCAATCCTCACACCCGCAAACAAGCCACACGACAACGTCGGGATCCGCAAACTTGTCCAACAAGATCACGCTCTTGAAGAAGTACTCGATCGTGAACTGATCAAGCAAGCCATGCCTGCGCTCAAGAAAGCTCAGTCCGTTACTTTCGATCTGCCAATCGAGAACATCAACCGTACCGCCGGTGCCATGCTCTCCAACCAGGTTTCTCGTAAGTACGAAGCAGCCGGCCTGCCAGCCGACACAATTACCGTGAACTTTAATGGTTCAGCCGGTCAGTCTTTCGGTGCGTTCCTCGCACCAGGCATCACCTTCAACCTCGAAGGCGACGCCAACGACTACGTCGGCAAGGGCCTCTCAGGCGGACGTGTTGCTATCTTCCCACCGAAGAATGCAACCTTCCAAGCTGAAGACAACATCATTGCCGGCAACGTCTGCCTTTATGGTGCAACCTCAGGTGAAGCATACTTCCGCGGCGTAGCCGCCGAACGTTTCTGTGTCCGTAACTCAGGCGCCAAAACCGTCATCGAAGGTGTCGGCGACCACGGTTGCGAATACATGACCGGTGGCCGCACCGTCATCCTCGGCCCAACAGGCCGTAACTTTGCCGCAGGCATGTCAGGCGGGATCGCATACATCTACGACCCCGAAAATAACTTCCTGCATAACTGCAATCTCGGCATGGTC contains these protein-coding regions:
- the ppk1 gene encoding polyphosphate kinase 1, with amino-acid sequence MTMNQDVTPISKTESSVPTKEQEAVRAERAKFFNRESSWLEFNKRVLYQALDPRTPLLERVGFLAIFTSNLDEYYQKRVGGLKRQIGLGITTRTPDGLSSEDLLALIRERVLPMLKEQADCYEKIIRPALAKHGIHMLDWEELTERGKALAEEYFRRNLFPVLTPIAVDPGHPFPFISNLSTSLGVMLRAPGESVAVNEDAIDPDEVGLQFARVKVPAVLPGWIPLKDPDQPQNKELPDDEYRYINLNDLITHNLDDLFYGMEIVEVEPFRITRNADVERDEEDAEDLLELISQELRDRRFAKTVRLEVSDDPYRPIYQVITQQLGLGKDDVYEMPSLLDYTDLWTIHGLNKPELKYKPWKPQTPPRLADEDADIFSVIKAGDILVHHPYESFTSSVERFIKAAAQDPNVVTIKLTLYRTSKDSPFLPELIRAAEMGKQVVVLVELKARFDEERNVQIARQLEQAGVHVVYGVVGLKTHTKTALVVRHEEDGMRCYAHIGTGNYNSKTAKLYTDLGIFTCDPRLTNDLVEMFHFLTGRSLKKDFKHLLIAPVNMRRRFIEKIEREIEYCDAWHERGADPEDKNRPTIIAKMNSLEDRTIIEKLYEASQAGVRIKLIVRGFCCLRPGVEGMSENITVTSIIGRFLEHSRIYFFQNDGSPEYYIGSADWMYRNLNNRVECIAPVYDLNLQKRLKQIIDVCLADQRSAWDLQPDGSYIHRQPDPDRPETAIGTMQTLMDVTMQDVNKTLLK
- the dacB gene encoding D-alanyl-D-alanine carboxypeptidase/D-alanyl-D-alanine endopeptidase; this translates as MLHFKRAYQYLLIPVLLFCSNAHAIDIESPLRNLIQTSNLGDTQYSITVKDLDYNQYLAQINSELLLMPASNMKLLTTAASIDILGTDFVFGTELRLIENENGNLPSLIIKGDGDPAFCDPILLREHNLGIEDILDMWIKAIVDSGQTHFQNLYLDDRIFDYQLTHPDWEKNDLLNHYGAEISGLNFYLNCIDVTPIPSRYLAQEPRVLIFPDAPFLTTSNRAKTGKHDRFWISRPPDRNELTFHGTVKNAFTKPVQITVHEPAIFFSRYLISELTKRNITVDQIVRPDIIDALPTGKVLHVIRTTLPLVLARTNQDSVNLYAESLFKRIGNKITGEPGSWNNGAAAMRYFLRNLVGPTASTAQISDGSGLSRSNRISSNMIVQLLSSMYEDPEKMDMYRESLAYAGKTNLNERQAAGTLRKRFRDLNKGHWVFGKTGYLTGVVTVSGYYIYPSPQNPEISRTIAFSFLFNNVKPPVQAYQIKNLQDKMISKIQNALLMEERVNSN
- a CDS encoding EamA family transporter; translation: MLAMIYAILTAIAWGVGGYFEKKGLQAGNLTPQVGSFIRTGVALLILSVLSYPQWKEIPQAGFKSLSLMVLGGGVLAGTIGMLCFYAAIKNGQLPRVMPVAFTAPLFGAILAITIDGDPITIKIVIGMLLTVGGIIILSTT
- a CDS encoding SpoIIAA family protein, which translates into the protein MIDPIQRDGVDNAIGFSIDGKLHADDYRRIIPICEQLIEDTGELRILVYLKHYEGASFAALFQDLKFDVSHWSKFKRIAMVGDKKWQAHMAKLTDLIMHGEVKHFTSDEMDEAWVWVSS
- a CDS encoding glycosyltransferase, whose translation is MLHQLQFAGAEVLAAGLARELKHRWAFTFICLDGIGQLGEQLQSEGFEVIELGRKPGIDMRVAKKIRKLTLEHKIDLLHAHQYTPFFYASASRGLFRSTPPIIFTEHGRNYPDIASTKRLIANRFLLRKHDQVTAVGQFIRRALIENEGIRYKHIDVIYNGINPDQFAGSNRSEARNKLNLQPQDLVIMQVARFHPVKDHETSIRAFKQVLEQEPNAKLILIGDGELKPRMEQLAEELGIKHRIQFEGVREDVDQVLAAADVFTLSSLSEGISVTLLEACAANKPIAATDVGGNAEIVKHDTTGLLAPRQDHKQLANHILRLLQSEKLRSRMGQAGNEHLRQNFTQQAMHRAYEAVYDITLNPSE
- a CDS encoding LysR family transcriptional regulator — encoded protein: MQTLRLFYDVARCHSFSQAAAMHSITQSAASQRISQLEKRLGVVLIDRSVRPLALTEAGQTFLEGCAGIIDKYDKLAAQVALIKEDPVGTVRVASIYSAGIDLLGRIADQFHIEHPRINVEIQYTKPDDVYRLVEENEADFGILAYPQSWRKLGIIPLRDEIMAVVCNPKHPLAQLKEVTAEVLTAYNMVTFDTNLPVGRALHRYLRERGARPRIVSTFDNIDTIKNAVALTDGISILPGRTVLHEVEAGVLSTIRLLPQMVRPMGVVYRRKHKTQSASFAPAVQQFVDYLLEQAGPDSDPAHEWIADSQLAGT